A stretch of the Rosa rugosa chromosome 5, drRosRugo1.1, whole genome shotgun sequence genome encodes the following:
- the LOC133710062 gene encoding transcription factor bHLH92 yields MDRFILEALEGDFLWYENPPVLNPSAFVPYTEAPESGEPTNSGSNSMNMNKRMLRFLRKNYPPSTARIEIGEEEHGKEKGFRHMINERMRREKQKQSYFALHSLLPNGTKSDKNWIVQMATTNIQQLERQNEELRKRNMELESILGKERSVKWRRIRLRVANPTSGIDSMLEVLKCLKSLGLKTRNIQSFFSPYEFSAEVEIESQIGATVVEAAMQETLYEVERKLLSSVPGR; encoded by the exons atggaCCGGTTTATTTTGGAGGCATTGGAGGGTGATTTCTTATGGTATGAAAATCCTCCAGTACTGAATCCAAGCGCCTTTGTGCCTTACACTGAAGCTCCTGAGTCAGGCGAGCCTACTAATTCCGGGTCTAATTCCATGAACATGAACAAGAGGATGTTGCGGTTCTTGAGGAAGAATTATCCACCTTCGACGGCTAGGATCGAAATAGGAGAGGAGGAGCACGGCAAGGAAAAGGGTTTTCGCCACATGATCAATGAGCGAATGAGGAgggagaagcagaagcagagcTATTTTGCCTTGCATTCTTTGCTGCCTAATGGAACCAAG AGTGATAAGAATTGGATTGTGCAAATGGCGACCACGAACATTCAGCAGCTGGAGAGGCAAAATGAGGAGCTGAGAAAGCGGAACATGGAGCTCGAATCGATTTTGGGCAAGGAGAGATCAGTGAAGTGGAGAAGGATTAGATTGAGGGTAGCCAATCCTACTTCAGGAATTGATTCTATGCTGGAGGTTCTTAAGTGCTTGAAAAGTTTGGGATTAAAGACCAGAAATATTCAATCATTTTTCTCTCCGTATGAGTTTTCTGCAGAAGTGGAAATTGAATCTCAG ATCGGAGCCACAGTGGTAGAAGCCGCGATGCAAGAAACACTATATGAAGTTGAGAGGAAACTTCTTTCTTCAGTTCCAGGAAGGTAA